One window from the genome of Dasypus novemcinctus isolate mDasNov1 chromosome 26, mDasNov1.1.hap2, whole genome shotgun sequence encodes:
- the CXCR6 gene encoding C-X-C chemokine receptor type 6 isoform X1, translating to MFNGNADHITESWRQTLLPGVSCLEEADSASLLTPCCSDTMENEDYDENLTLADASSQEHERFLRFRQLFLPCMYAGVFVCGLVGNSLVLVIYVFYQKLKSLTDTLLVNLPLADLVFVCTLPFWAYAGIHEWVFGKVVCKTLLGIYTLNFYTSMLILTCITVDRFLAVVRATKTYNQQAKCTAWGKVICASVWASSLLVSLPQVIYGDVFHHDKSVCRYHSESISTVVLATQMTLGFFLPLLTMMACYPVIIKTLLRARGFRKHRSLKIIVLVVAVFLLTQTPYNLAKLVRSTRWEYRAMTSFDYAIVVTEAVAYLRACLNPVLYAFVGLKFRKNFWKLVRDLGCLPYLGTISQFKSSEDGSKTCSASHNVEVTNMVQV from the exons atgtttaacGGAAACGCAGACCACATCACAGAGAGCTGGAGGCAGACCCTGCTGCCAGGAGTGAGCTGTCTGGAAGAGGCCGACAGTGCATCTCTGCTG ACGCCCTGCTGCTCTGACACCATGGAGAACGAGGACTACGACGAGAACCTCACCCTTGCGGACGCCAGCAGCCAGGAGCACGAGCGCTTCCTGCGCTTCCGCCAGCTGTTCCTGCCCTGCATGTACGCGGGCGTGTTCGTCTGCGGCCTGGTGGGCAACTCCCTCGTGCTGGTCATCTACGTCTTCTACCAGAAGCTGAAGAGCCTGACCGACACGCTCCTGGTGAACCTGCCGCTGGCCGACCTGGTGTTTGTCTGCACGCTGCCCTTCTGGGCCTACGCCGGCATCCACGAGTGGGTCTTCGGCAAGGTGGTGTGCAAAACCCTGCTGGGCATCTACACGCTCAACTTCTACACCTCCATGCTCATCCTCACCTGCATCACGGTGGACCGCTTCCTCGCGGTGGTCCGGGCCACCAAGACCTACAACCAGCAGGCCAAGTGCACGGCCTGGGGCAAGGTCATCTGCGCGTCGGTCTGGGCGAGCTCGCTGCTGGTCTCCTTGCCGCAGGTCATCTACGGCGACGTCTTTCATCACGACAAGTCCGTCTGCCGTTACCACAGCGAGTCCATTTCCACGGTGGTCCTTGCCACCCAGATGACGCTGGGCTTCTTCCTGCCGCTGCTGACCATGATGGCCTGTTACCCGGTCATCATCAAGACGCTGCTCCGTGCCCGAGGCTTCCGGAAGCACCGGTCCCTGAAGATCATCGTCCTGGTGGTGGCTGTGTTCCTGCTGACCCAGACGCCCTACAACCTGGCGAAGCTCGTCCGCAGCACGCGCTGGGAGTACAGAGCCATGACCAGCTTCGACTACGCCATCGTGGTGACGGAGGCCGTGGCCTACCTGCGGGCCTGCCTGAACCCTGTGCTCTACGCCTTCGTCGGCCTCAAGTTTCGCAAGAACTTCTGGAAGCTCGTGAGGGACCTCGGCTGCCTCCCGTATCTCGGGACCATAAGCCAGTTCAAGTCTTCCGAGGACGGTTCTAAAACCTGTTCTGCCTCTCACAACGTGGAGGTCACCAACATGGTCCAGGTGTAG
- the CXCR6 gene encoding C-X-C chemokine receptor type 6 isoform X2, producing MENEDYDENLTLADASSQEHERFLRFRQLFLPCMYAGVFVCGLVGNSLVLVIYVFYQKLKSLTDTLLVNLPLADLVFVCTLPFWAYAGIHEWVFGKVVCKTLLGIYTLNFYTSMLILTCITVDRFLAVVRATKTYNQQAKCTAWGKVICASVWASSLLVSLPQVIYGDVFHHDKSVCRYHSESISTVVLATQMTLGFFLPLLTMMACYPVIIKTLLRARGFRKHRSLKIIVLVVAVFLLTQTPYNLAKLVRSTRWEYRAMTSFDYAIVVTEAVAYLRACLNPVLYAFVGLKFRKNFWKLVRDLGCLPYLGTISQFKSSEDGSKTCSASHNVEVTNMVQV from the coding sequence ATGGAGAACGAGGACTACGACGAGAACCTCACCCTTGCGGACGCCAGCAGCCAGGAGCACGAGCGCTTCCTGCGCTTCCGCCAGCTGTTCCTGCCCTGCATGTACGCGGGCGTGTTCGTCTGCGGCCTGGTGGGCAACTCCCTCGTGCTGGTCATCTACGTCTTCTACCAGAAGCTGAAGAGCCTGACCGACACGCTCCTGGTGAACCTGCCGCTGGCCGACCTGGTGTTTGTCTGCACGCTGCCCTTCTGGGCCTACGCCGGCATCCACGAGTGGGTCTTCGGCAAGGTGGTGTGCAAAACCCTGCTGGGCATCTACACGCTCAACTTCTACACCTCCATGCTCATCCTCACCTGCATCACGGTGGACCGCTTCCTCGCGGTGGTCCGGGCCACCAAGACCTACAACCAGCAGGCCAAGTGCACGGCCTGGGGCAAGGTCATCTGCGCGTCGGTCTGGGCGAGCTCGCTGCTGGTCTCCTTGCCGCAGGTCATCTACGGCGACGTCTTTCATCACGACAAGTCCGTCTGCCGTTACCACAGCGAGTCCATTTCCACGGTGGTCCTTGCCACCCAGATGACGCTGGGCTTCTTCCTGCCGCTGCTGACCATGATGGCCTGTTACCCGGTCATCATCAAGACGCTGCTCCGTGCCCGAGGCTTCCGGAAGCACCGGTCCCTGAAGATCATCGTCCTGGTGGTGGCTGTGTTCCTGCTGACCCAGACGCCCTACAACCTGGCGAAGCTCGTCCGCAGCACGCGCTGGGAGTACAGAGCCATGACCAGCTTCGACTACGCCATCGTGGTGACGGAGGCCGTGGCCTACCTGCGGGCCTGCCTGAACCCTGTGCTCTACGCCTTCGTCGGCCTCAAGTTTCGCAAGAACTTCTGGAAGCTCGTGAGGGACCTCGGCTGCCTCCCGTATCTCGGGACCATAAGCCAGTTCAAGTCTTCCGAGGACGGTTCTAAAACCTGTTCTGCCTCTCACAACGTGGAGGTCACCAACATGGTCCAGGTGTAG